Proteins encoded in a region of the Rhodococcus sp. SBT000017 genome:
- a CDS encoding pyridoxal phosphate-dependent aminotransferase, whose amino-acid sequence MSELYPSRTVARLRPFASTIFAEMTALAVQKKAVNLGQGFPDTDGPPAMLEAAREAIASGLNQYSPGPGMPVLRAAIADDRSARFGLRYDPDSQILVTVGATEAISASLLGLIEPGDDVLLIEPFYDSYAAAIALAGATRTAVSLVADGNGWTVDTDALERAIGPRTRMLIVNSPHNPTGTVFDRDTMIRIADIAVTHDLLVLTDEVYEHLVFDGRVHTPIATLPGMFERTVTVSSAAKTFNATGWKTGWALGPAELIDAVRAAKQFMSFVGGTPFQPAVAYALEHEQAWIAAMRDGLQRKRDTLSAALNAAGADVKYSAGTYFVCADIAPIGRGDAYEFCGALPDLVGVAAVPVTAFVDEPAPWKSLVRFAFCKQDEVLADAAERLRKL is encoded by the coding sequence ATGTCCGAGTTGTACCCCTCGCGCACAGTGGCACGGTTGCGCCCGTTCGCATCGACGATCTTCGCCGAGATGACCGCACTCGCCGTCCAGAAGAAGGCCGTCAACCTCGGGCAGGGCTTTCCCGACACCGACGGCCCACCCGCCATGCTCGAGGCCGCGCGTGAGGCCATCGCGAGCGGCCTGAACCAGTACTCCCCCGGCCCTGGCATGCCGGTGCTGCGCGCTGCCATCGCCGACGACAGGTCGGCCCGATTCGGTCTGCGCTACGACCCCGATTCGCAGATACTCGTCACCGTCGGTGCCACCGAGGCGATCTCGGCGTCCCTCCTCGGTCTGATCGAGCCGGGCGACGACGTCCTGCTGATCGAACCGTTCTACGACTCCTACGCGGCCGCCATCGCTCTCGCCGGTGCCACCCGAACCGCCGTGTCGCTGGTAGCCGACGGTAACGGGTGGACCGTCGACACCGACGCCCTCGAACGCGCCATCGGGCCGCGCACGCGCATGCTGATCGTCAATTCTCCGCACAACCCCACCGGCACGGTCTTCGACCGCGACACCATGATCCGCATCGCCGACATCGCGGTGACACACGATCTGCTGGTCCTCACCGACGAGGTCTACGAGCACCTCGTCTTCGACGGCCGCGTACACACGCCGATCGCGACCCTGCCCGGGATGTTCGAGCGAACCGTCACCGTGTCGAGTGCCGCGAAGACCTTCAACGCCACCGGATGGAAGACGGGCTGGGCGCTGGGGCCTGCCGAACTGATCGATGCCGTCCGCGCCGCCAAACAGTTCATGAGCTTCGTCGGCGGCACTCCCTTCCAACCGGCTGTGGCCTACGCACTCGAGCACGAACAGGCGTGGATAGCGGCCATGCGCGACGGCCTGCAACGCAAGCGGGACACGCTCTCGGCCGCACTCAACGCCGCAGGAGCGGATGTGAAGTACAGCGCCGGAACGTATTTCGTCTGTGCCGACATCGCCCCGATCGGGCGGGGTGACGCCTACGAGTTCTGCGGTGCCCTGCCGGACCTGGTCGGCGTCGCGGCGGTTCCGGTGACGGCGTTCGTCGACGAGCCTGCTCCGTGGAAGTCGTTGGTGCGCTTCGCTTTCTGCAAGCAGGACGAGGTGCTCGCCGACGCCGCCGAGAGGCTACGGAAGTTGTGA
- a CDS encoding AraC family transcriptional regulator, translated as MTAQPTIPAYFVRQAVDLATKSGVDLTYPLSMAGIGSTILDNPAERLTTRQVTAFTQAVWAMTGDELFGLAAVPVRRGSFRVVCQTLIHTENLWAALVRMSETMRVLIPVRPMTMERTEESTVLTVHVTPTTHLSPEGNELAERLLTDFLLILLHRFAAWLIGNRVKLLSVQLPYPLPGPEAGKMYDAIFGTHVEFGTDLATLEFDSAVMRAPIVQTEATLAEYLAESPNLLFSSRDYDSTASSQVRRALETGFKGGAPGTEEIAAMLNISPPHLRRTLRQEGTSINQLREEVLRDAAISGLSRGDSVDDISTRLGFSEPSAFRRAFKRWTGQTPGAYRLN; from the coding sequence GTGACTGCGCAACCGACGATCCCGGCGTACTTCGTCAGGCAGGCCGTCGACCTCGCGACGAAGAGCGGGGTGGACTTGACGTACCCGCTGTCGATGGCCGGCATCGGTTCCACCATCCTCGACAACCCGGCGGAGCGGCTGACCACCCGGCAGGTCACCGCGTTCACCCAGGCGGTCTGGGCGATGACCGGCGACGAATTGTTCGGTCTCGCCGCAGTACCGGTGCGGCGCGGGAGCTTTCGCGTGGTGTGTCAGACACTCATACACACCGAGAACCTGTGGGCTGCGCTGGTTCGGATGTCCGAGACCATGCGGGTGCTGATTCCGGTGCGCCCCATGACTATGGAGCGAACCGAGGAATCCACGGTGTTGACCGTGCACGTCACTCCCACCACTCACCTGAGCCCGGAAGGCAACGAACTCGCCGAGCGACTGCTGACCGACTTCCTGTTGATTCTGCTGCACCGATTCGCGGCCTGGCTCATCGGTAACCGGGTCAAACTTCTGTCGGTGCAACTGCCCTACCCACTGCCGGGACCCGAAGCGGGAAAGATGTACGACGCCATCTTCGGAACCCACGTGGAGTTCGGAACCGACCTCGCCACACTGGAATTCGACAGCGCGGTGATGCGGGCACCGATCGTGCAGACCGAGGCGACCCTGGCGGAGTATCTCGCGGAGTCGCCCAATCTACTGTTCTCGTCCCGAGATTACGACAGCACTGCGTCGAGCCAGGTTCGCCGCGCCCTGGAAACCGGATTCAAAGGTGGCGCACCGGGAACCGAGGAAATCGCCGCAATGCTGAACATCAGCCCACCGCACCTGCGGCGCACTCTTCGACAGGAAGGCACCTCCATCAACCAACTGCGCGAAGAAGTACTGCGCGATGCGGCGATCTCCGGGCTGAGCCGCGGCGACAGCGTCGACGACATCTCGACCCGATTGGGGTTCTCCGAGCCCAGCGCCTTCCGCCGGGCCTTCAAGCGGTGGACCGGCCAGACCCCCGGCGCTTACCGACTCAACTGA
- a CDS encoding alpha-ketoglutarate-dependent dioxygenase AlkB: MSLAMQGSLFGDADGGVGSLESVTRRELTRGAWVDVRPGWLTDTHLFDSLVDAVDWRAERRQMYDRVVDVPRVVRFYAERERWPDAALYGARDALDDHYRTELGESFATAGLCYYRDGSDSVAWHGDNIGRGATENTMVAIVSLGATRQLMLRPRGGGTSLKFTLGHGDLVVMGGSCQRTWEHAIPKSTRAIGPRISVQFRPRGVR, encoded by the coding sequence ATGTCGCTCGCCATGCAGGGCTCGTTGTTCGGTGACGCCGACGGTGGCGTCGGGTCGCTCGAGTCCGTCACCCGTCGCGAACTCACACGCGGGGCGTGGGTCGACGTTCGCCCGGGCTGGTTGACCGATACCCACCTGTTCGATTCGTTGGTGGACGCCGTCGACTGGCGAGCCGAGCGCAGGCAGATGTACGACCGCGTGGTCGATGTGCCGCGCGTGGTTCGGTTCTACGCCGAGCGCGAGCGGTGGCCCGACGCAGCACTGTACGGCGCACGCGATGCCCTCGACGATCACTACCGCACCGAACTCGGCGAATCCTTCGCCACCGCCGGACTGTGCTACTACCGCGACGGATCGGACAGCGTGGCCTGGCACGGCGACAACATCGGTCGAGGCGCAACCGAGAACACCATGGTCGCGATCGTATCGCTCGGTGCCACAAGGCAACTCATGCTCCGACCGCGCGGCGGCGGAACGTCGCTGAAGTTCACGCTCGGTCACGGAGACCTGGTGGTGATGGGTGGCTCGTGTCAACGGACCTGGGAGCATGCGATTCCCAAGTCCACCCGCGCGATCGGCCCACGCATCAGCGTCCAGTTCCGACCGCGCGGCGTCCGTTAA
- a CDS encoding LLM class F420-dependent oxidoreductase produces the protein MRFGLFVPQGWRLDLVGIDPARQWSAMRDHALAAEAGPWESLWVYDHFHTVPTATDEATHEAWSLMSALAATTSRIRLGQMCTAMAYRNPAYLAKVAATVDIVSGGRVEMGIGGGWHEHEFRAYGYGFPSAGERLGRLDEGVQIFKQAWTAGEVFLDGKYYEIDGAVVRPLPLQEGGIPLWIAGGGEKVTLKIAAKYANYTNFDGTPTGFAGKSALLREHCATVGTDFDAIVRSANYNVAIGATEAEVEDRLRALESRLTEYVGAEKAHSALDAYRGMPAVGTPEQIVENLTALQEQGMTYGIFYFPEAAYDRSGIELFEREVIPALA, from the coding sequence ATGCGATTCGGATTGTTCGTGCCACAGGGGTGGCGTCTCGATCTCGTCGGTATCGACCCTGCCCGGCAGTGGAGTGCGATGCGCGATCACGCGCTCGCCGCCGAGGCCGGTCCATGGGAATCGCTGTGGGTCTACGACCACTTCCACACCGTTCCCACCGCGACCGACGAGGCGACGCACGAGGCATGGTCGCTGATGTCCGCTCTGGCCGCAACCACCTCGCGGATCAGGCTCGGCCAGATGTGCACGGCGATGGCGTACCGCAACCCGGCGTACCTCGCCAAAGTTGCTGCCACCGTGGACATCGTTTCCGGCGGCCGCGTCGAGATGGGCATCGGCGGCGGCTGGCACGAGCACGAGTTCCGTGCCTATGGCTACGGGTTCCCCTCTGCCGGAGAACGATTGGGCAGGCTCGACGAGGGCGTGCAGATCTTCAAGCAGGCATGGACGGCCGGGGAGGTGTTCCTCGACGGCAAGTACTACGAGATCGACGGTGCCGTGGTGCGACCCCTACCGTTGCAGGAGGGCGGCATCCCGCTGTGGATCGCGGGCGGCGGCGAGAAGGTCACTCTGAAGATCGCCGCGAAGTACGCGAACTACACCAACTTCGACGGAACCCCCACCGGATTCGCCGGCAAATCTGCTCTGCTGCGCGAGCATTGTGCAACCGTGGGTACCGATTTCGATGCCATCGTCCGCTCGGCGAACTACAACGTCGCGATCGGCGCAACCGAGGCCGAGGTGGAAGACAGACTGCGCGCGCTCGAGAGTCGGCTGACCGAGTACGTGGGTGCCGAGAAGGCGCACAGTGCACTCGACGCGTACCGCGGCATGCCCGCAGTGGGTACTCCGGAGCAGATCGTCGAAAACTTGACGGCGCTGCAGGAGCAGGGGATGACGTACGGCATCTTCTACTTCCCCGAAGCGGCCTACGACCGCTCCGGCATCGAACTCTTCGAGCGGGAAGTCATACCCGCACTGGCCTAG
- a CDS encoding VOC family protein, which translates to MGYTFQVVVDSANAHSLAKWWAQTLGWKVEPSNEDFIREMVAAGHAREEDTITFEGVLVWQAGAGIVDPESPGSPRVLFQSIAEPKSVKNRLHLDIRVGDERETVVAQLEERGASVLHRGHQGPSIWITMTDPEGNEFCVS; encoded by the coding sequence ATGGGATACACATTTCAGGTCGTCGTCGACAGTGCCAACGCCCATTCACTGGCGAAGTGGTGGGCGCAGACTCTGGGCTGGAAGGTAGAACCCAGCAACGAGGACTTCATTCGTGAGATGGTCGCCGCTGGACACGCCCGCGAAGAGGACACGATCACGTTCGAGGGCGTTCTCGTGTGGCAGGCGGGCGCGGGAATCGTCGATCCCGAGTCGCCCGGCAGCCCGCGGGTGTTGTTCCAGTCGATCGCCGAGCCGAAATCGGTGAAGAATCGGTTGCACCTCGACATCCGCGTCGGCGACGAGCGCGAGACGGTGGTCGCCCAACTCGAGGAACGGGGTGCGTCGGTACTGCATCGAGGACATCAGGGGCCCAGTATCTGGATCACCATGACCGATCCCGAGGGCAACGAGTTCTGCGTCAGTTGA